A region from the Citrobacter koseri ATCC BAA-895 genome encodes:
- a CDS encoding glycyl-radical enzyme activating protein — MIFNIQRYSTHDGPGIRTVVFLKGCSLGCRWCQNPESRARARDLLYDARLCLDGCTLCAQAAPEVIERALNGLLIHREKLTDAHMDALTHCCPTQALTVCGETKRVEEIMDTVLRDKPFYDRSGGGITLSGGEPFMQPELAAALFKASHDAGIHTAVETCLHVPWKYIEPSLPNVDLFLADLKHVAEAPFKQWTDGSASRVLENLKKLAAAGKKMIIRVPLIQGFNADEEAIKAITDFAADELHVGEIHFLPYHTLGINKYHLLSQPYYAPDKPLDAPALLDFAQQYASSKGLTATLRG, encoded by the coding sequence ATGATTTTCAATATTCAGCGCTATTCTACCCATGATGGCCCCGGCATTCGCACCGTTGTCTTCCTGAAAGGCTGCTCGCTGGGCTGCCGCTGGTGCCAGAACCCGGAAAGCCGCGCACGCGCCAGAGATCTCTTATACGATGCGCGCCTGTGCCTTGACGGGTGCACGCTGTGCGCGCAAGCCGCGCCAGAGGTGATCGAACGCGCGCTGAACGGCCTGCTTATTCATCGCGAAAAACTGACCGATGCACATATGGATGCCCTCACCCACTGCTGCCCCACTCAGGCGTTAACCGTCTGCGGCGAAACAAAGCGCGTGGAAGAGATCATGGACACCGTACTGCGCGACAAGCCGTTTTACGATCGCAGCGGCGGCGGTATAACGCTCTCCGGCGGCGAGCCCTTTATGCAGCCGGAACTGGCCGCCGCGTTGTTCAAAGCCAGCCATGATGCGGGTATCCATACCGCAGTCGAAACCTGTCTGCACGTACCGTGGAAATATATCGAACCGTCCCTGCCGAATGTCGATCTGTTCCTCGCCGATTTAAAACACGTTGCTGAGGCGCCGTTTAAGCAGTGGACCGATGGCAGCGCTTCTCGCGTACTGGAAAACCTGAAAAAGCTCGCTGCCGCCGGTAAAAAAATGATCATCCGCGTGCCGCTCATTCAGGGTTTTAACGCCGATGAAGAGGCGATCAAAGCCATTACCGATTTTGCCGCCGACGAACTGCACGTCGGTGAGATCCATTTTCTGCCCTATCACACGCTGGGCATCAATAAATACCACTTACTCAGTCAGCCCTACTATGCCCCGGACAAACCACTTGATGCGCCCGCGTTGCTTGATTTTGCGCAGCAGTACGCCAGCAGCAAAGGTTTAACCGCGACTTTACGAGGATAA
- the tssD gene encoding type VI secretion system tube protein TssD, with protein MSNIIYLTLEGDIQGKISAGCGSQASVGNRYQLGHENEIFVFSLTQAVDGVNGRIHHHVLQFCKLLDKSSPLLNNAINNNERLKLTFDIYRTNKHGHMEKFYLIELRGATIRSVNQLAKMNDMHYEYISVDYDYILSRHLIAGTEFDYLLTPENYGRLFPVMQKVTLLKEPPERKVTLVLGVFFDGTGNNAVNTRNMLEALTAQHFDINSPDAATILSKNASEKMGISGIGAGSYLGYYTNIHWLNELYEQNFQTDGNYIQGAVYVEGIGTRAGEPDNPIGLGLGTAETGIIAKTDDAVAQLEAGIKKTRSRLNGKYVVDTLLFDIFGFSRGAAAARHFANRVQSADPAIANAISAGMGKVSYSGASSGKTRFLGIMDTVAAVGTVANGLNPHSANTGNVNIRLRPGVAQKVFHIIAQHECRYNFALNSVAPAWPELSLPGAHSDIGGGYLPQLREDLFLTRPLVETLPHNQPSAQSHVYRQTMAQLRMLEHSPAIMPVIRTNAITPEAWQDDLAPADRYSQQQKRTFAALTLRHRTVSYDWSKVALRVMVDAAVEAGALFADVDKTRGHALPDELKPFCEHAREMGKAARRHAAVNGFSPEDMDLIAQNYIHCSAHWNAVDLRQNGELQGGASACETISFVNRPDENWLRTIYNMDGKKR; from the coding sequence ATGAGTAACATTATTTATTTAACGCTGGAGGGTGATATTCAGGGAAAGATTTCTGCAGGTTGTGGTTCACAGGCCTCTGTTGGTAACCGCTATCAGCTGGGACACGAAAATGAAATCTTTGTCTTCAGCCTGACGCAGGCAGTGGACGGCGTTAACGGACGTATCCATCACCACGTTCTGCAATTTTGCAAACTCCTGGATAAAAGCTCTCCATTACTCAATAACGCCATTAATAATAATGAACGTCTAAAACTGACGTTTGATATTTACCGTACTAATAAACACGGACACATGGAAAAGTTTTATCTTATCGAACTTCGCGGTGCAACAATACGATCTGTTAATCAGTTAGCTAAAATGAACGATATGCACTATGAATATATATCGGTGGATTACGATTATATTCTGAGTCGTCATCTCATCGCCGGTACCGAATTCGATTACCTGCTGACGCCGGAGAATTATGGTCGTCTTTTCCCGGTGATGCAGAAGGTCACGCTTCTCAAAGAGCCGCCGGAGCGTAAGGTAACGCTGGTGCTGGGGGTATTCTTTGATGGCACGGGTAATAACGCGGTGAATACCCGGAACATGCTTGAGGCGCTAACGGCGCAGCACTTTGATATCAACAGCCCGGATGCGGCAACCATTCTCTCCAAGAATGCATCGGAGAAGATGGGGATTAGCGGGATTGGGGCGGGTAGTTATCTGGGGTATTACACGAACATTCACTGGTTGAATGAGTTATATGAGCAAAACTTTCAAACTGATGGTAACTATATTCAAGGTGCTGTCTATGTTGAGGGCATTGGCACCCGCGCTGGCGAGCCTGATAACCCGATAGGCCTGGGGCTGGGCACCGCAGAAACCGGGATAATCGCCAAAACTGACGATGCGGTGGCGCAACTTGAAGCCGGGATAAAGAAAACACGATCTCGTTTAAACGGTAAGTATGTTGTCGATACCCTGCTGTTTGATATCTTCGGTTTCAGTCGCGGTGCAGCCGCTGCCCGCCACTTTGCCAACCGCGTCCAGTCAGCAGATCCCGCTATTGCCAATGCAATTTCGGCAGGCATGGGCAAAGTGAGCTATAGCGGTGCATCATCGGGCAAAACCCGCTTTCTCGGCATTATGGACACCGTGGCGGCAGTGGGTACGGTGGCAAACGGCCTTAATCCTCACAGCGCAAATACCGGTAACGTCAACATCCGCCTGCGCCCCGGCGTGGCGCAAAAGGTGTTTCACATTATCGCCCAACACGAGTGCCGCTATAACTTCGCTCTTAACAGCGTTGCCCCAGCCTGGCCGGAGCTGTCGCTTCCCGGCGCCCATTCCGATATCGGCGGCGGATATCTGCCGCAGCTGCGGGAAGACCTCTTTCTCACCCGTCCGCTGGTGGAAACCCTGCCTCATAATCAACCAAGCGCACAATCTCACGTTTACCGGCAGACAATGGCGCAGCTGCGTATGCTGGAGCATTCGCCGGCCATCATGCCCGTCATTCGTACCAATGCGATCACCCCGGAAGCATGGCAGGACGATTTAGCACCAGCGGATCGCTACAGCCAGCAGCAAAAACGCACCTTTGCCGCGCTGACGTTGCGCCATCGCACGGTCAGCTATGACTGGTCGAAGGTTGCGCTACGGGTAATGGTCGATGCCGCAGTCGAAGCTGGGGCGTTGTTTGCTGACGTAGACAAAACCAGAGGACACGCGCTGCCTGACGAACTGAAACCGTTCTGCGAACATGCACGTGAGATGGGAAAAGCAGCTCGCCGGCATGCAGCCGTCAACGGTTTTTCACCAGAAGACATGGATTTGATTGCCCAAAACTATATCCACTGCTCAGCCCACTGGAACGCCGTAGATCTCAGACAGAACGGGGAATTACAGGGTGGCGCTTCAGCCTGCGAAACCATCAGTTTTGTGAACCGGCCGGACGAGAACTGGCTAAGAACGATTTACAACATGGACGGAAAAAAACGATGA
- the moeA gene encoding molybdopterin molybdotransferase MoeA, whose amino-acid sequence MEFTAGLMPLETALTQMLSRITPLTAFETLPLVHCFGRILANDVVSPLDVPGFDNAAMDGYAVRLADLTAGQPLPVAGKAFAGQPFQGEWPAGACIRIMTGAPVPAGCEAVVMQEQTEQTDEGIRFTADVRNGQNIRRRGEDITHDAVVFPAGTRLTTAELPVLASLGIAEAQVVRKVRVALFSTGDELQLPGQPLGDGQIYDTNRLTVHLMLEQLGCEVINLGIIRDNPQQLRAAFIEADSQADVVISSGGVSVGEADYTKTILEELGEIAFWKLAIKPGKPFAFGKLSNSWFCGLPGNPVSAALTFYQLVQPLLAKLSGNIASGLPARQRVRTASRLKKTPGRLDFQRGILQRTADGELEVTTTGHQGSHIFSSFSMGNCFIVLERDRGNVDAGEWVEVEPFNALFGGL is encoded by the coding sequence ATGGAATTTACCGCCGGACTGATGCCGCTTGAAACGGCGCTCACCCAGATGTTGTCGCGCATTACGCCACTCACGGCATTCGAAACCCTGCCGCTGGTTCACTGTTTTGGCCGCATCCTGGCAAACGATGTGGTCTCCCCGCTGGACGTTCCGGGATTCGATAACGCCGCAATGGACGGTTACGCGGTGCGTTTGGCGGATCTGACCGCTGGTCAACCGCTGCCGGTGGCGGGGAAAGCCTTTGCCGGGCAACCGTTCCAGGGGGAATGGCCTGCTGGCGCCTGTATCCGCATTATGACCGGCGCGCCGGTGCCTGCGGGGTGTGAGGCGGTGGTCATGCAGGAACAGACGGAGCAAACCGACGAGGGCATCCGCTTTACCGCTGACGTTCGTAACGGACAAAACATCCGCCGCCGTGGGGAAGACATCACCCATGACGCCGTGGTTTTCCCGGCGGGGACTCGCCTGACCACCGCAGAACTGCCGGTACTGGCTTCGCTGGGCATCGCCGAAGCGCAGGTCGTGCGCAAAGTGCGCGTGGCGCTGTTCTCCACCGGCGATGAACTGCAATTGCCGGGTCAGCCGCTGGGCGACGGGCAAATTTATGATACCAACCGCTTAACCGTACACTTGATGCTTGAGCAGTTAGGCTGCGAGGTGATCAATCTCGGGATCATTCGCGATAACCCGCAGCAGCTACGCGCCGCCTTTATCGAAGCCGACAGCCAGGCCGATGTGGTTATCAGCTCTGGCGGCGTTTCAGTGGGCGAGGCGGATTACACCAAAACGATCCTCGAAGAGCTGGGGGAAATCGCGTTCTGGAAACTGGCGATTAAACCGGGCAAACCGTTCGCCTTCGGTAAACTGAGCAACAGCTGGTTCTGCGGTCTGCCGGGTAACCCGGTCTCTGCGGCGCTGACGTTCTATCAGCTCGTGCAGCCGTTGCTGGCGAAACTTAGCGGCAATATCGCCAGCGGTCTGCCAGCGCGTCAGCGCGTGCGTACCGCTTCACGGCTGAAGAAAACGCCGGGTCGTCTTGATTTTCAGCGCGGCATTCTGCAACGCACGGCCGACGGCGAACTGGAAGTCACCACCACGGGACACCAGGGTTCGCATATTTTCAGCTCCTTTAGCATGGGTAACTGTTTTATCGTGCTGGAACGCGATCGCGGCAACGTTGACGCGGGCGAATGGGTGGAAGTCGAGCCGTTTAACGCGCTGTTTGGAGGCCTGTAA
- a CDS encoding glycyl radical protein: MTTLKLDTLSDRIKAHKTALVHIVKPPVCTERAQHYTEMYQQHLDKPIPVRRALALAHHLAERTIWIKHDELIIGNQASEVRAAPIFPEYTVSWIEKEIDDLADRPGAGFAVSEENKRVLHAVCPWWRGQTVQDRCYGMFTDEQKGLLETGIIKAEGNMTSGDAHLAVNFPLLLEKGLDGLRDKVAERRSRINLTVLEDLHGEQFLKAIDIVLEAVSLHIKRFADLARQMAATESRESRRDELLAMAENCDLIAHQPPQTFWQALQLCYFIQLILQIESNGHSVSFGRMDQYLWPYYRRDVEQNQTLDREHAIELLHSCWLKLLEVNKIRSGSHSKASAGSPLYQNVTIGGQSLVNGQPVDAVNPLSYAILESCGRLRSTQPNLSVRYHAGMSNDFLDACVQVIRCGFGMPAFNNDEIVIPEFIKLGIDPQDAYDYAAIGCIETAVGGKWGYRCTGMSFINFARVMLAALEGGRDATSGKVFLPQEKALSAGNFTSFDEVMDAWDTQIRYYTRKSIEIEYVVDTMLEENVHDILCSALVDDCIERAKSIKQGGAKYDWVSGLQVGIANLGNSLAAVKKLVFEQGAIGQQQLAAALADDFEGLTHEQLRQRLINGAPKYGNDDDTVDTLLARAYQTYIDELKQYHNPRYGRGPTGGNYYAGTSSISANVPFGAATMATPDGRKAHTPLAEGASPASGTDHLGPTAVIGSVGKLPTGSILGGVLLNQKLNPATLENESDKQKLMILLRTFFEVHKGWHIQYNIVSRETLLDAKKHPDQYRDLVVRVAGYSAFFTALSPDAQDDIIARTEHTL; the protein is encoded by the coding sequence ATGACCACACTGAAACTGGATACGCTCAGCGACCGCATCAAAGCGCATAAAACCGCGCTGGTGCACATTGTGAAGCCGCCCGTATGTACGGAGCGCGCGCAGCACTACACCGAGATGTATCAGCAACATCTGGATAAGCCGATTCCGGTTCGTCGCGCGCTGGCGCTGGCGCACCATCTGGCGGAACGCACTATCTGGATCAAACATGACGAACTGATTATCGGCAACCAGGCAAGCGAAGTGCGCGCCGCGCCGATCTTCCCGGAATACACCGTCTCGTGGATTGAAAAAGAGATCGACGATCTGGCCGATCGCCCTGGCGCCGGTTTTGCGGTCAGCGAAGAGAACAAACGCGTTTTACACGCCGTGTGCCCGTGGTGGCGTGGTCAGACGGTACAGGACCGCTGCTACGGCATGTTTACCGATGAGCAAAAAGGCCTGCTGGAAACCGGCATCATTAAAGCCGAGGGCAACATGACCTCCGGCGACGCGCATCTGGCGGTAAACTTCCCGCTGCTGCTGGAAAAAGGTCTTGATGGTCTGCGTGACAAGGTGGCAGAACGCCGTTCGCGCATTAACCTGACCGTACTGGAAGACCTGCACGGCGAGCAATTCCTGAAGGCGATTGATATCGTGCTGGAGGCGGTCAGCCTGCACATCAAACGTTTTGCCGACCTGGCGCGTCAGATGGCGGCGACAGAAAGCCGTGAAAGCCGCCGTGACGAACTGCTGGCGATGGCGGAGAACTGCGATCTCATCGCCCATCAGCCGCCGCAGACGTTCTGGCAGGCGCTGCAACTGTGCTATTTCATCCAGCTGATTTTGCAAATCGAGTCTAACGGCCACTCCGTCTCGTTTGGACGTATGGACCAGTATCTCTGGCCGTATTACCGTCGTGATGTAGAGCAAAACCAGACGCTGGATCGCGAACACGCGATTGAACTGCTGCACAGCTGCTGGCTGAAGCTGCTGGAAGTGAACAAGATCCGCTCCGGCTCTCACTCCAAAGCCTCTGCGGGCAGCCCGCTGTATCAGAACGTCACCATTGGCGGTCAGAGTCTGGTCAACGGTCAGCCGGTGGATGCGGTCAATCCGCTCTCTTACGCTATTCTGGAGTCCTGCGGCCGCCTGCGTTCCACCCAGCCGAACCTCAGCGTGCGCTATCACGCCGGAATGAGCAACGACTTCCTCGATGCCTGCGTGCAGGTTATCCGCTGCGGCTTTGGGATGCCCGCGTTCAATAACGACGAAATCGTTATCCCGGAATTTATTAAACTCGGTATCGACCCACAAGACGCTTACGACTACGCGGCCATCGGCTGTATCGAAACCGCCGTGGGTGGCAAATGGGGCTACCGCTGCACCGGCATGAGCTTCATTAACTTTGCCCGCGTGATGCTGGCAGCGCTGGAAGGCGGTCGCGACGCCACCAGCGGTAAGGTCTTCCTGCCGCAGGAAAAGGCGCTCTCCGCTGGTAACTTCACCAGCTTCGATGAAGTGATGGATGCCTGGGATACGCAGATTCGCTACTACACGCGCAAGTCGATCGAAATCGAGTACGTGGTTGACACCATGCTGGAAGAGAACGTCCATGACATTCTCTGCTCGGCGCTGGTGGATGATTGCATCGAACGCGCGAAGAGCATCAAGCAAGGCGGCGCGAAATATGACTGGGTTTCCGGTTTGCAGGTCGGTATCGCTAACCTCGGCAACAGCCTGGCGGCGGTGAAAAAACTGGTCTTTGAACAGGGGGCTATCGGCCAACAGCAGCTTGCCGCCGCACTGGCCGATGACTTTGAAGGCCTCACTCATGAACAGTTACGCCAGCGACTGATCAACGGCGCGCCAAAATACGGTAACGACGATGACACCGTCGATACCCTGCTGGCCCGCGCTTATCAGACCTATATCGACGAGCTGAAGCAGTATCACAACCCGCGTTACGGTCGCGGCCCGACGGGCGGCAACTATTACGCCGGAACCTCGTCCATCTCTGCAAACGTACCGTTTGGCGCGGCAACGATGGCGACGCCGGATGGCCGTAAAGCGCATACCCCGCTGGCGGAAGGGGCAAGCCCGGCTTCCGGTACTGACCATCTCGGTCCAACGGCGGTTATTGGCTCCGTCGGCAAACTGCCTACCGGCTCAATTCTCGGCGGCGTGTTGCTGAACCAGAAGCTGAACCCGGCGACGCTGGAGAACGAATCCGACAAGCAGAAGCTGATGATACTGCTGCGCACTTTCTTCGAAGTGCATAAAGGCTGGCATATTCAGTACAACATCGTGTCGCGCGAAACGCTGCTGGACGCGAAGAAGCACCCGGATCAGTATCGCGATCTGGTGGTCAGGGTGGCCGGTTATTCCGCCTTCTTTACCGCGCTGTCGCCGGATGCGCAGGACGATATCATCGCCCGTACTGAGCATACACTTTAA
- a CDS encoding DUF2931 family protein, with product MNINKLLLIPLLIIASGCSPQKPEPLQSKQAASGDWTLPYGKWSFSFITPYELPAETLHARVIDTDGYLYTFNTLDPTSRDSESVDKWTDVAFGGSVVFNKVKKPPQYIVFCWESYIDKQTYETSAVFGPETWLRMKTPADHTWDGDAVWYDNLLFGLSPGGKVNVWFPDVAGRPSLPVKPLKMWTLTGNEMTLCKDYIVPGGTFNFIQSTQNFIKGKTYPYGNWD from the coding sequence ATGAATATAAACAAACTGCTTTTAATCCCACTGCTGATAATCGCCTCTGGCTGCAGCCCGCAGAAACCTGAACCTTTGCAGTCAAAACAGGCCGCCAGTGGTGACTGGACGCTGCCTTATGGCAAGTGGAGTTTTTCCTTTATCACGCCCTATGAGCTACCAGCGGAAACGCTTCATGCTCGGGTGATAGACACGGATGGTTATCTGTATACCTTTAATACGCTTGACCCGACGTCCCGCGACTCAGAATCCGTGGACAAATGGACTGATGTGGCCTTTGGCGGTAGCGTCGTTTTCAACAAAGTCAAAAAACCGCCTCAGTACATTGTCTTCTGCTGGGAATCCTATATCGACAAACAAACTTACGAGACCAGCGCCGTGTTCGGACCAGAAACCTGGCTACGGATGAAAACCCCTGCCGATCATACCTGGGACGGGGATGCCGTCTGGTACGATAATCTTCTCTTCGGCCTATCCCCTGGTGGCAAAGTCAACGTCTGGTTCCCCGATGTCGCCGGGCGTCCCAGCCTTCCCGTAAAACCGCTGAAAATGTGGACCCTCACAGGCAACGAGATGACGCTCTGCAAAGACTACATCGTCCCCGGCGGCACGTTTAATTTCATTCAGTCGACTCAGAATTTCATTAAAGGCAAAACCTACCCGTATGGAAACTGGGATTAA
- the fsa gene encoding fructose-6-phosphate aldolase: MELYLDTSDVEAVKSLARIFPLAGVTTNPSIVAAGKKPLEVLLPELHDAMGGQGRLFAQVMASTAQGMVSDARKLRAIIPDIVVKVPVTAEGLAAIKLLKAEGIPTLGTAVYGAAQGLLSALAGADYVAPYVNRVDAQGGNGIQTVNDLQQLLKMHAPHAKVLAASFKTPRQALDCLLAGCESITLPLDVAQQLISYPAVDAAVAKFEHDWQGAFGRTSL, from the coding sequence ATGGAACTCTATCTGGATACGTCTGACGTTGAGGCCGTGAAATCGCTGGCGCGTATATTCCCGCTGGCAGGGGTGACGACGAATCCCAGTATCGTGGCGGCAGGTAAAAAACCGTTGGAGGTGTTACTCCCGGAATTGCACGACGCGATGGGCGGGCAGGGGCGTTTATTCGCTCAGGTGATGGCGAGCACGGCGCAAGGAATGGTCAGTGATGCGCGTAAGCTGCGGGCGATTATTCCTGATATCGTGGTAAAAGTGCCGGTTACAGCCGAAGGACTGGCAGCGATTAAATTGTTGAAAGCGGAAGGTATTCCGACGCTGGGGACGGCGGTTTACGGCGCGGCGCAGGGGCTGTTATCCGCGCTGGCGGGTGCCGACTACGTGGCGCCTTACGTTAACCGCGTGGACGCACAGGGCGGGAACGGTATTCAGACGGTTAATGATTTGCAGCAGCTACTGAAAATGCACGCCCCGCACGCCAAAGTGCTGGCGGCCAGTTTTAAAACGCCGCGTCAGGCGCTGGACTGCCTGTTGGCCGGGTGTGAATCCATCACCCTGCCGCTGGATGTCGCGCAGCAGCTTATCAGTTACCCGGCTGTCGATGCCGCAGTAGCGAAGTTTGAGCACGACTGGCAGGGCGCGTTCGGACGAACGTCACTTTGA
- the iaaA gene encoding beta-aspartyl-peptidase: MGKAVIAIHGGAGAITRAQMSQEQEQRYIQALSDIVETGQKMLEAGESALDVVTEAVRLLEECPLFNAGIGAVYTRDATHELDACVMDGNTLNAGAVAGVRHLRNPVLAARLVMEQSPHVLMVGDGAEAFAASRGMERVSADLFSTPERYAQLLAARDAGETVLDHSGAPLDETTKMGTVGAVARDRFGNLAAATSTGGMTNKLPGRVGDSPLVGAGCYANNASAAVSCTGTGEVFIRALAAYDIAALMDYGGLSLAEACERVVMEKLPALGGSGGLIAVDHEGNVALPFNSEGMYRAWGYAGDTPTTGIYRE; encoded by the coding sequence ATGGGCAAAGCAGTCATTGCTATTCACGGCGGCGCAGGCGCAATTACGCGCGCACAGATGAGCCAGGAGCAGGAACAGCGCTATATTCAGGCGCTGTCGGACATCGTCGAAACAGGACAGAAAATGCTGGAGGCGGGCGAAAGCGCGCTGGATGTGGTGACGGAAGCGGTGCGTTTGCTGGAAGAGTGCCCATTATTTAATGCCGGGATCGGCGCGGTTTACACGCGCGACGCCACCCACGAGCTGGATGCCTGCGTTATGGACGGCAATACGCTTAACGCAGGCGCTGTCGCTGGCGTTCGCCATTTACGCAACCCGGTGCTGGCCGCCAGGCTGGTGATGGAGCAAAGCCCGCATGTGCTGATGGTGGGGGACGGGGCGGAAGCGTTTGCGGCTTCCCGGGGGATGGAGCGCGTTTCTGCCGATCTTTTCTCCACGCCTGAGCGCTATGCGCAACTGCTGGCGGCGCGTGACGCCGGAGAAACGGTGCTCGACCATAGCGGCGCGCCGTTGGATGAAACCACCAAAATGGGCACCGTGGGCGCGGTGGCGCGGGATCGGTTTGGTAATCTGGCGGCGGCCACGTCGACGGGCGGCATGACGAATAAACTGCCTGGTCGCGTAGGCGACAGCCCGCTGGTCGGGGCTGGGTGTTACGCCAACAACGCCAGCGCGGCGGTTTCCTGTACCGGAACGGGCGAGGTGTTTATCCGCGCATTGGCGGCCTACGATATCGCCGCGCTGATGGATTACGGCGGACTCAGCCTGGCGGAAGCCTGCGAGCGTGTGGTCATGGAGAAATTGCCTGCGCTGGGCGGCAGCGGTGGGCTGATTGCCGTCGATCACGAAGGCAACGTCGCCCTACCTTTTAACAGCGAAGGCATGTATCGCGCCTGGGGATATGCCGGAGATACGCCAACGACGGGGATCTACCGGGAGTGA
- the moeB gene encoding molybdopterin-synthase adenylyltransferase MoeB, with protein MAELSDQEMMRYNRQIILRGFDFEGQEALKDARVLVVGLGGLGCAATQYLAGAGVGQLTLLDFDTVSVSNLQRQTLHSDATVGQPKVDSAREALARINPYITLTPINALLDEPALNALIAGHDLVLDCTDNVAIRNQLNAGCFAAKVPLVSGAAIRMEGQITVFTWQEGEPCYRCLSRLFGENALTCVEAGVMAPLIGVIGSLQAMEAIKLLAHYGQPASGKIVMYDAMTCQFREMKLMRNPGCEVCGAQVPDGG; from the coding sequence ATGGCGGAACTCAGCGACCAGGAGATGATGCGCTACAACCGGCAAATCATTCTGCGAGGGTTCGATTTTGAAGGACAGGAAGCACTAAAGGATGCACGGGTGCTGGTCGTTGGCCTGGGCGGACTCGGGTGTGCGGCAACGCAGTACCTCGCGGGCGCGGGCGTTGGGCAGCTCACGCTGCTCGACTTTGACACCGTTTCAGTGTCGAACCTGCAACGCCAGACGCTGCACAGCGATGCCACCGTCGGGCAGCCGAAGGTGGATTCGGCGCGCGAGGCGCTGGCGCGCATCAACCCTTATATCACCCTTACACCGATCAACGCCCTGCTGGACGAACCGGCGCTGAATGCGCTTATCGCCGGGCACGATCTGGTGCTGGACTGTACTGACAATGTTGCCATCCGTAATCAGCTTAATGCCGGATGTTTCGCCGCCAAAGTGCCGCTGGTTTCCGGCGCCGCCATCCGTATGGAAGGACAGATCACCGTCTTTACCTGGCAGGAAGGCGAACCCTGCTACCGCTGTCTGAGCCGTCTGTTTGGCGAGAACGCCCTCACCTGCGTGGAAGCGGGCGTCATGGCGCCGCTGATAGGGGTGATCGGTTCATTACAGGCGATGGAAGCCATCAAATTGCTGGCGCATTACGGTCAACCCGCATCCGGCAAAATTGTGATGTACGACGCGATGACCTGTCAGTTCCGCGAAATGAAATTAATGCGCAATCCGGGTTGCGAGGTGTGCGGAGCACAGGTGCCGGATGGCGGCTGA
- a CDS encoding DUF2931 family protein yields the protein MKRHYVLTLTLLLSITGCSPQKPHPLQSKQAASGDWTLPYGEWSFSFVTPSELPAEVLHARVIDTDGYLYTFNTLDPTSRSPDSIDNWATAVHGVSFNNFNKVKKPPQYIVFCWESYIDKQTYETSAVFGPETWLRMKTPADHTWDGDAVWYDNITFGLSPGGKVNVWFPDVAGRPSLPVKPLKMWTLAGNEMTLCKDYVVPGGTFNFIQSTQDFIKGKTYPYGDWE from the coding sequence ATGAAAAGGCATTACGTACTGACACTTACACTATTACTGTCAATCACTGGCTGCAGCCCACAGAAACCTCACCCTTTGCAGTCAAAACAGGCCGCCAGTGGTGACTGGACGCTGCCTTATGGCGAGTGGAGTTTTTCTTTTGTCACCCCTTCTGAACTACCCGCAGAAGTCCTTCATGCCCGGGTTATTGATACGGATGGTTATCTGTATACCTTTAATACGCTTGATCCGACTTCCCGAAGTCCTGATTCTATCGACAATTGGGCTACTGCTGTTCATGGTGTCAGCTTTAATAATTTCAACAAAGTCAAAAAGCCGCCTCAGTACATTGTCTTCTGCTGGGAATCCTATATCGATAAACAAACTTACGAGACCAGCGCCGTGTTCGGACCAGAAACCTGGCTACGGATGAAAACCCCTGCCGATCATACCTGGGACGGGGATGCCGTCTGGTACGACAATATAACTTTCGGCCTGTCCCCTGGTGGCAAAGTCAACGTCTGGTTCCCCGATGTCGCCGGACGTCCCAGCCTTCCCGTAAAACCGCTGAAAATGTGGACCCTCGCAGGCAACGAGATGACGCTCTGCAAAGACTACGTCGTCCCCGGCGGCACGTTTAATTTCATTCAGTCGACGCAGGATTTCATTAAAGGCAAAACCTACCCGTACGGCGACTGGGAATAA